A genomic window from Litoreibacter janthinus includes:
- a CDS encoding MBL fold metallo-hydrolase: MKLTRRAALSLGASLPLAAALPHAAAAKAEMKGMDIAKSRRVELGEFEVTTLLAGTATRDEPQGIFGMNVSPEEFAKVSEEAFLPTDKVQFFFTPTLINTGSELILFDTGLNANGITAAVEAAGYTADQVDKVVITHMHGDHIGGLMGDAGETFKNASYIAGSVEHNHWAKADNDGFKAKVAPLSEKMTMIEDGASVASGITAMAAYGHTPGHMGYMIESNGAQLMLIADLANHPVWSLAKPDWEVRFDMDKAAAAASRRKVLGMLAADRVAMVGYHMPFPAMGYVATKDDGFEYVPMSYQMML, translated from the coding sequence ATGAAGCTGACCCGTCGCGCCGCATTATCCCTTGGTGCCAGCCTGCCTTTGGCTGCAGCCCTGCCACACGCCGCCGCCGCCAAGGCCGAGATGAAGGGAATGGATATCGCCAAGTCCCGCCGTGTCGAATTGGGCGAATTCGAGGTTACGACGTTGCTGGCTGGCACAGCGACGCGGGACGAACCGCAGGGCATCTTCGGGATGAATGTGAGCCCAGAGGAATTCGCCAAAGTCTCTGAAGAGGCGTTTTTGCCGACGGATAAGGTGCAATTCTTCTTTACCCCGACGCTGATCAACACCGGCTCCGAGCTCATTTTGTTCGACACCGGTTTGAACGCGAACGGCATTACCGCCGCCGTGGAGGCCGCTGGCTACACCGCAGATCAGGTGGATAAGGTTGTAATCACCCACATGCATGGCGACCATATTGGCGGCCTGATGGGAGATGCGGGCGAGACGTTCAAAAACGCCTCCTACATCGCGGGATCTGTGGAACATAACCACTGGGCCAAAGCCGATAATGACGGCTTCAAAGCCAAAGTCGCACCATTGTCCGAGAAGATGACGATGATCGAGGATGGGGCGTCCGTGGCGTCGGGGATCACCGCTATGGCAGCATATGGTCACACGCCGGGTCACATGGGTTACATGATCGAAAGCAATGGCGCGCAACTGATGCTGATCGCGGATTTGGCAAACCACCCTGTGTGGTCGCTGGCAAAGCCGGATTGGGAAGTGCGCTTTGACATGGACAAGGCTGCCGCTGCCGCCTCGCGTCGCAAAGTGCTTGGGATGCTGGCTGCTGACCGCGTCGCGATGGTGGGCTATCACATGCCATTCCCCGCGATGGGCTATGTCGCCACGAAGGATGACGGCTTTGAATATGTGCCGATGAGCTATCAGATGATGCTGTAA
- a CDS encoding GNAT family N-acetyltransferase, with translation METHNIAIRQAGPDESDAVAAIARTSREHFLPYLPKLHSFEGDKKFYRNRVFPECEVWVATDNQKLVGFCAFKEGWVEHLYLLPTHVGKTLGETLLTKAKEHHTFLQLWVFQRNLRAIGFYERHGFRKVKETDGAANEEKLPDALLEWRGLP, from the coding sequence ATGGAAACTCACAATATTGCGATCAGGCAAGCAGGACCTGATGAAAGCGATGCAGTGGCGGCGATTGCACGAACGTCCCGAGAGCATTTCTTGCCTTACCTGCCAAAGCTGCACTCGTTTGAGGGCGACAAGAAATTTTATCGCAACAGGGTCTTCCCAGAATGCGAGGTTTGGGTCGCGACGGACAATCAAAAGCTTGTGGGGTTTTGTGCGTTCAAAGAAGGCTGGGTCGAGCACCTCTACCTGCTTCCGACGCATGTCGGCAAAACGCTCGGCGAAACGCTTCTGACGAAGGCGAAAGAACACCACACGTTCCTGCAACTCTGGGTCTTTCAGCGCAACCTGCGTGCCATCGGTTTTTATGAGCGCCATGGGTTTCGGAAGGTCAAGGAAACCGACGGTGCCGCCAATGAAGAAAAGCTTCCCGATGCTTTGCTCGAATGGCGCGGTCTTCCGTAA
- a CDS encoding alpha/beta hydrolase family esterase, with protein MRHLLSLFAAAAMTVVAAPALACGPDRDCTIGNRTYRIAMPEGHDGKTKVGAIVFSHGYRGSAAGLMKNRNLRRTVSDMGLAFIALKSEGDDWILPNAPRHMDSDGSAEFEYVDAVIADAANRKPIDTSRMMASGFSAGGMMTWNLACARPNLFAGFAPISGTFWQKPPRSCSGPAASIIHIHGNNDPTVPLDGRPILNTRQGKVSDALDMYRAFGGFKKAAPTKTSRLTCDNSVNREGDLLNLCIFEGGHSFRSEYLRYAWRVFETAGRL; from the coding sequence ATGAGACATCTATTATCGCTGTTTGCCGCCGCCGCCATGACTGTCGTTGCCGCCCCCGCGCTTGCGTGCGGGCCGGATCGCGACTGCACGATAGGTAACAGAACCTACCGGATCGCAATGCCCGAAGGCCATGACGGCAAGACCAAGGTCGGGGCCATCGTGTTCTCGCATGGCTACCGCGGCTCGGCGGCTGGCCTCATGAAAAACCGGAACCTGCGTCGTACCGTCTCGGATATGGGTCTGGCCTTTATCGCCCTAAAATCCGAGGGCGACGACTGGATTCTGCCCAACGCCCCGCGCCACATGGACAGCGACGGATCAGCGGAATTCGAGTATGTCGATGCGGTCATTGCCGATGCCGCCAATCGCAAGCCCATCGACACAAGCCGTATGATGGCTTCAGGCTTTTCCGCAGGCGGTATGATGACTTGGAACCTTGCTTGCGCACGCCCGAACCTGTTTGCGGGTTTCGCCCCGATCTCCGGCACGTTCTGGCAAAAGCCGCCACGATCCTGCTCGGGACCAGCCGCCAGCATCATTCACATCCACGGAAACAATGATCCCACCGTGCCCTTGGATGGGCGACCGATCCTGAACACGCGGCAGGGAAAAGTGTCGGACGCACTGGACATGTATCGCGCGTTTGGCGGCTTCAAGAAAGCCGCCCCCACCAAAACCTCACGATTGACTTGCGACAACAGCGTCAATCGTGAGGGCGACTTGCTAAACCTGTGCATATTCGAAGGCGGGCATAGCTTCCGCAGTGAATACCTTCGCTATGCATGGCGAGTTTTCGAAACAGCCGGGCGCCTTTGA
- the gltX gene encoding glutamate--tRNA ligase translates to MTVTRFAPSPTGYIHVGNLRTALFNYLIARKAGGQFILRLDDTDPVRSTQEYADAIKVDLEWLGIEWDRVETQSSRIERYLAAADELRTKGRFYEAFETPTELDLKRKKQLNMGKPPVYDRAALSLSDDEKAALRSERGDGVWRFKLDQERIEWVDGILGDISIDAASVSDPVLIRGDGQILYTLASVVDDTEMGVTNVVRGSDHVTNTATQIQIIQALGGTVPSFAHHSLLTGPQGEALSKRLGTLSLRDLRDAGVEPMALLSHMARLGSADPVELRASMDELVEGFDLNKFGSAPTKFDEQDLFPLTARHLHGQSTAEVKADLDALSIPADKQDAFWTVARENITTRKDIAGWWDLCVNGADPVIDDEDKDFVVDALAMLPDGPYTETSWAEWTAAVKDATGRKGRGLFMPLRKALTGMNHGPDMGALMPLLQKVKAKG, encoded by the coding sequence ATGACCGTCACTCGCTTCGCTCCGTCGCCCACCGGCTACATTCACGTAGGCAACCTGCGCACCGCGCTGTTCAACTACCTGATCGCCCGCAAGGCAGGGGGCCAGTTCATCCTGCGCCTTGACGACACCGACCCTGTGCGCTCGACACAGGAATACGCGGACGCGATCAAGGTCGATCTGGAGTGGCTCGGCATCGAGTGGGACCGCGTGGAAACACAATCTTCCCGCATCGAACGCTACTTGGCCGCTGCGGACGAGCTGCGCACGAAAGGTCGCTTCTACGAGGCGTTTGAAACGCCGACCGAACTGGATCTGAAGCGCAAAAAGCAGCTGAACATGGGCAAGCCGCCGGTCTATGATCGTGCCGCACTAAGCCTGTCCGATGACGAGAAAGCCGCCCTGCGGTCCGAGCGTGGCGACGGCGTCTGGCGGTTCAAGCTGGATCAGGAACGTATCGAGTGGGTCGACGGTATCCTTGGCGACATCTCCATCGACGCTGCATCAGTGTCTGACCCCGTTTTGATCCGTGGCGACGGGCAAATCCTGTATACGCTGGCCTCCGTTGTCGATGACACTGAAATGGGTGTTACCAATGTTGTGCGTGGTTCCGACCACGTGACCAACACCGCGACTCAAATCCAGATCATTCAGGCGCTTGGCGGCACGGTCCCCAGCTTCGCACACCATTCGCTTCTGACCGGCCCGCAGGGCGAGGCATTGTCCAAGCGCCTTGGCACGCTGTCTTTGCGCGATCTGCGCGACGCAGGTGTCGAGCCGATGGCCCTGCTCTCGCATATGGCGCGCCTTGGCTCCGCCGATCCGGTCGAGTTGCGCGCGTCCATGGACGAATTGGTCGAAGGATTCGACCTGAACAAGTTCGGCTCCGCCCCGACCAAGTTCGACGAGCAAGACCTGTTCCCTCTGACGGCCCGCCACCTGCATGGCCAAAGCACCGCAGAGGTCAAAGCCGATCTCGATGCCCTATCTATTCCAGCGGACAAGCAAGACGCGTTCTGGACCGTCGCCCGCGAGAACATCACCACCCGCAAGGATATCGCTGGTTGGTGGGATTTGTGCGTGAACGGCGCCGATCCGGTGATTGATGACGAGGACAAGGACTTCGTGGTCGACGCTTTGGCGATGCTGCCCGACGGCCCCTACACCGAAACCAGCTGGGCTGAATGGACCGCTGCCGTGAAGGACGCCACTGGCCGCAAGGGTCGTGGATTGTTCATGCCTCTGCGCAAAGCGCTCACCGGTATGAACCACGGCCCCGACATGGGCGCGCTGATGCCGCTTCTGCAAAAGGTCAAAGCAAAGGGCTAG